TCCCtcagattaaaaagaaaattgcgcCAGACCTTGAAAGGACTGTCTTTTTGACAAATTTTACCACGAGACTAGTATAAAATGTATCGATGTACGATTTACGGAGATCTTTAAGTCAGGTCTGTGACACAGTTTCTTACACAGTAGGGTAGGGTCAGAGTGCACATCAAGAACACCCggataaaaaggtaaaaaaaagagtttccTCACACTATCGCTGTAGCAGGAGGGTACACACATGGAGTAGAAGGATCCGTCAGGCCGCTGGTCGAGGATCTCCTGCAGCTCCTCACAGCATGGCGCCTCAGCAGGACAGATGTTGCGTGTGTCGGCCTTGCCAGCTTCTGCTAGAATCCACTCAGTCTTCAGACCCAGGGGGCAGCACGAGGCGGAGGCCTCGTCGTTGGCGTCATTTCCGCTCTGAGATCTGCCCAATCGTGGGAAGGCTAGATACCCTCTGCCGAGTCGTGGGAAAGCAATGTAGCCCTTCGAAATAAAAGATTTTCGGTTAACGTAGGATTTTGTAACGTTTCTTCTTAAGCTATTTATTCCTCGAgaagatttgtttgttgtttgttataaaACGTTCACGTTCAAACTCTACTCTCTAGAATTATTTGAATACAAGCCACAGTAATGAGatctttttaaatgaatattttgtaaaataagagCGAGACAAAAACAAGTGTCGACTGATTACCGTCCTCTCATTGCTTGTCTGATTGTAAAGCTATCGTTCTTTATCTATCATTGTGTGCATCGAACCCTGTTTCATGGGACGGCTGCTGACACCTAGTCCGCCGCATCATAATGAATTATATCCATTATGCAGTGCCAGTTACCTGTGACATAGGGTCatgcttaaaatataattacCCGCTGCTGATGCGGATGCTGCAAAGATGAAAGAGCAATTTCCACAAAAGCCTGCTGACATTTCACCTCTCACTGGAAAAGCCAGTGAATCCCTTATTCTGTGTgggtgcgtgagagagagactgtttGAGCGGCGAGACAAGGAAGGTATATAtagggagacaaagaaagagagaggcgCCATCTAGGTTTACAGTCTCTGTTACCGGGTCTCAAGGGAAGTGGCCAAGTACCCGTGGCGCCAAATGGAAAATGTGGAGATAGCCTTCTGAAGATCCGCCATGAGGTTGTTTTTTATACGTTAATTCGACACAAAATGATTAAAGTGTTACTTAAGAACATTTTGCTGCACTCACACGAActtatgaaatttttttaattattttgttgattaagaagagaagaaattcaTTATCGACAACTGTAACCAGGACCCACCGAGTACAATGTGGGACTTATATAATCTGAATAAGGTAAGGATAAAAAAATGTCGTCCCCTAACCCATTTTAGGTCTCGGAGGGTGAGATGTTAGGGACTACACTTTTCTCGGCTCCTTTTACTGAGTGCTGCGCCCATTCTCTACCGCCCAGCGTTTTCCTCTCCCCCAGCCCAGTCGGGCCACTGACTGGAAAAAGCTTCGACTAAGTGGTGTGAAGTATATTGTGATGGGACAGCTATAGGAGGGGGTAACAGATATTATTTACATGCACACAATATATTGTTACTTGTGGGAGGGGCAGTAACTGATAGCAGCGGTAATAATGACAAAACACTTTCGTAGGTAAGTAGCGTCTGCTGCCTGAGACACGATGTAAAGTCAACTTTAATCAGTTTCTTCACTTAGCcgacaatacaaatacaaactgAAAGTTTCAGCACGTTAAATAACAACAGCGAAAATATAAAGCAATGTGTTTTACTTAAAGCTCATATTGTACTCGTTGTTTTACCATTATACCACTGTTACCATTTGTAAAAATCACACGTGGAATcgttttctttcaaaaggtcGTGTAATATTACGGCAGCTGTAAGTGTACAGGAACTTACTAATCACGAGCTATTTCTCATGGGATTATTTGTCATTGCTTTCCCAATTACTCTTCTCAGAAATCCTGTTTCAAGTTAACAAACTGCCTTTATCAAAACCCGTCAGTGGTAAACTTAATATGTGAGGTGGGACAAGATAACAATAAAAGCTTTGATTGTTTCAACGGCAATATCTCGACATTGAATGGGCGCCTAGTGCAATCCAAACGATTTCAGGGTCGAACTATATTACGGATACCACCTAGTCATTATGTTATTATCATTCCCTCTTACACACAAAAACTTGAAACGGTTGTATCAGATTTTACTTTGGTCTGAATGTTCATCATTTCATCAAACAAGCACTCTTGGGGTTCTGATTAGACATGTTTCTATGGATAAAAGTCTCCTAAGTCCTGCGCTTGCAGAGTttaaccaattttttttaatcttcacaaTAAACAGCAGTTTCTGTAAAGATTTCATTACAGGACACAACGTGCATTAAGGTTTGATTTCACAAGGTCCTTATAAACTGTTGTCAAATCCCCGCCCCACCCACTCAACAATACACCAGATAAAATAGAGTAAAGTATCTCACAGACGTGTTTAGAAATACTTTGACCAGTCACAGTtggaaaatatcttttaatcaCTAGAATCGAAACTGCTGCTAAAGGGCAATCAAACCACAGTCGTCTGGTAGTGTTTTGCCTAACAAAATCTTGGGTCACtcgcaaaaaaataaagaaacaacattttcaaattattttgcgAGAAGAAACTGTTCTGTAGGCGTTGGATCAGTTCACACAAAGACCAGTAATTGGCTGGCTGGAGATTTCCCCATATCAGTGACTGAAAAAACTCCCTCTGTCCACTTgtttactttaaagaaaatcacCAACTTCAGCGTCCGCCTCTTCAGATGCTGCCAGCCTAGCTTTCTACCACATGACATTCATGAACTTacttcttagtttttttttatcagccaGACAGCtaatatagataaatatatattccaTCTTTCAATTCGTAGGCAAAAATCACAGGCCGCCTGGTGATTGTAATTCTTCGGTAAAGATATCATCACTTTATTTCAGACAGGAGATGCAGGGCGTCTGGGTCTTCGCTGCTCGGATGTTTGTCATGTCATCCCGTTGGCCGTTCTTCAGTTGAGTCTGTCGAGAGAGACTGCCCTTATGGCTCGTATACCCTGGTCAGCTTCAATATTCTTTGGTAAATGCAATATATTATACGTACTATAGAAAATTCACATACAGTTCCTGGAATAGAGATGAAAGTGCtaatttcaaattaaaagacagtgaaaaataataataataaaaaatagacaGGACATCGACATCAGCAGGCCATGTCACTACCTATAGACACACTGGGAGCCATGACAGAATTTCACCATGCAACCATTTTATATCACTGGCAGTGTCATCATGGAACATGAACATCTCCACACCTATCTGCTCGGTTTTGAAATCAAGGCAGACAACAatgaagcatttaaaaaattgtaacatgCAACGTGTATGAACAACGAAAACAGTCATTTATGAAATTTATCCTCTTGCAAAATATGAGTTTTGCACCTGTAATCAACGTGAGACCCAAAGTCCCGCTCAAGAGCAGGAAAgcggcgtgacgtcacgctagTGCGATGGCGCGGGCTGAGGCTGTTGTTGCAAAGCGCGCGATAAGATTCCATCTGACAATTTCCCCTTTCTGCGTTCTACAATAACTTTAgtgataaaattaaattagaTGTCTAAA
The Pomacea canaliculata isolate SZHN2017 linkage group LG2, ASM307304v1, whole genome shotgun sequence genome window above contains:
- the LOC112557644 gene encoding small cardioactive peptides-like isoform X2, whose translation is METSVCKLLLALLVTVTVAEAMNYIAFPRMGRSGYIAFPRLGRGYLAFPRLGRSQSGNDANDEASASCCPLGLKTEWILAEAGKADTRNICPAEAPCCEELQEILDQRPDGSFYSMCVPSCYSDSHKASEASDAVLRKLKGML
- the LOC112557644 gene encoding small cardioactive peptides-like isoform X1, producing METSVCKLLLALLVTVTVAEAMNYIAFPRMGRSGKIRVVNRTRSGQLENITAPEFSNISETSQGYIAFPRLGRGYLAFPRLGRSQSGNDANDEASASCCPLGLKTEWILAEAGKADTRNICPAEAPCCEELQEILDQRPDGSFYSMCVPSCYSDSHKASEASDAVLRKLKGML